The Rhodocytophaga rosea genome has a segment encoding these proteins:
- a CDS encoding Ig-like domain-containing protein, which translates to MKHQLQNPALKSSLYMKIPLIVLLTLLTIIQAFSQSGLHYTPEEITIWKQRANSTATQNTKNYRIAGDVQTNSPGDWERIKNRARLFLADPDYERYNGPNPSSSRTYIIVGDGPEPEYSAYTRRDIVTGTAYPANTTPPTGVVTVTLESGEVKGTLIRDAAFYYLITGDTQYRDAVRTELLAQAAVSNLDLSNTTRWQYDKLTDDAPGFTIAEWFTTYYFAYDYIKHTLSNSDKATLDEWFLNAAVFFKNNINYYIDGLFSNRSTNDNNDNYTINPQQQYRLSDTQGGPRVTHYNGYITYSFHRYFNNRRASAVRLYAMVGLGQNNTTLKTEAKKFVKDWLAYGVFPDGTPGDFERWSTTLPDLGWAYGMCITSICADIAEHFARQGDTDLFTHIENTGAAGGSNPNGNTSGGNKTILKTVQHLLQYQDGTLTRYGTDQPANTTTAYRIDGVNTASNWNSTFDTWFAKVNQYFKDDDIKAAYLRTNSGLSGYPSVNDNPRLANIGSNQPWSGVWQVYPGILFMSGQMEDLANPYLQVNITAPANNAIFPANSNIVINATATTPLGSVTKVEFYQGTTKLGEDSNSPYTYTWNNVAVGDYVLTAKAISSLPNVTRMSSSINISVGNTITRYEAETNYSNVTEGTATTSGTVLGVNCIDLSDGKYLRLADIGDKARINFSITQAGTYRIIARVRSGDVNGNQRYWPSGYIFTVNGTAATFTGDATTISSTASSCLGTSWWGNMQTANITLSTGSHYISIEANKTQGGIDYIEIEKISTGNRLSSSIDEEIAQTISIYPNPFSDTFTLNMGKSLNGVIDVMIVDVVGKIHYQASKFISTGKSEKTLMLSGKYLKQGVYFVKVTYEKDKQQVIRVIKQ; encoded by the coding sequence ATGAAACACCAACTTCAAAATCCGGCTTTGAAATCTTCTCTATACATGAAGATACCTTTGATTGTTTTATTAACCCTTTTAACAATTATTCAAGCCTTTTCGCAATCAGGCTTACATTATACACCTGAGGAAATTACTATATGGAAGCAAAGAGCGAATTCCACTGCTACTCAGAATACCAAAAATTATCGAATAGCCGGTGACGTACAAACTAATTCTCCCGGGGATTGGGAAAGAATAAAGAATAGAGCACGTTTGTTCTTGGCTGACCCTGACTATGAAAGATATAATGGCCCTAATCCATCTTCATCACGCACCTATATTATAGTTGGAGATGGTCCAGAACCTGAATATTCAGCTTATACAAGAAGAGATATAGTAACAGGCACTGCGTATCCTGCTAATACAACACCCCCAACTGGAGTAGTGACAGTCACATTAGAGTCTGGCGAAGTAAAAGGTACTTTAATAAGAGATGCTGCATTCTATTACCTGATAACCGGCGACACTCAATATAGAGATGCTGTTAGGACGGAATTACTTGCACAAGCCGCTGTGTCTAACTTGGATTTAAGTAATACGACTAGGTGGCAATATGATAAGTTAACTGATGATGCTCCCGGATTTACTATAGCAGAATGGTTTACAACCTATTATTTTGCCTATGACTATATCAAACATACCTTATCTAACTCAGATAAAGCTACTCTCGATGAATGGTTTTTAAATGCAGCTGTTTTCTTCAAGAACAATATAAATTATTATATAGACGGCCTTTTTAGCAATCGATCAACTAATGATAATAATGACAATTATACAATCAACCCACAACAACAGTATCGTTTAAGCGATACACAAGGAGGGCCCCGTGTAACCCACTATAACGGCTATATTACTTATTCGTTCCATAGGTATTTTAATAACCGCAGGGCAAGTGCGGTTAGACTTTATGCGATGGTGGGTTTAGGTCAGAATAATACTACTTTAAAAACTGAGGCAAAAAAATTTGTAAAAGACTGGTTAGCCTATGGAGTATTTCCTGATGGCACTCCTGGTGATTTTGAAAGATGGTCTACTACCTTGCCAGATTTAGGTTGGGCCTATGGGATGTGTATAACGTCTATTTGTGCAGATATAGCCGAACATTTTGCAAGACAAGGAGACACTGATCTATTTACCCATATAGAAAATACAGGTGCAGCAGGTGGTAGCAACCCAAATGGTAATACAAGTGGAGGCAATAAAACGATTTTGAAAACAGTTCAACATTTGCTTCAATATCAAGATGGGACTCTAACCAGATATGGAACAGATCAGCCAGCTAATACTACTACAGCATATCGGATTGACGGTGTAAATACAGCTAGTAATTGGAATAGTACTTTTGATACGTGGTTTGCAAAAGTCAATCAGTATTTCAAAGATGATGATATAAAAGCAGCCTATCTAAGAACAAATTCAGGTTTATCAGGCTATCCATCTGTGAATGATAACCCAAGATTAGCCAATATTGGTTCGAATCAACCCTGGTCTGGTGTGTGGCAGGTGTACCCTGGTATATTATTTATGTCTGGACAAATGGAGGACCTAGCAAATCCTTATCTTCAGGTTAATATAACCGCTCCTGCAAATAATGCTATCTTCCCTGCCAACTCAAATATTGTTATCAATGCTACAGCCACTACTCCATTAGGCAGTGTTACTAAAGTAGAGTTTTATCAAGGAACTACTAAACTTGGCGAAGATTCAAATAGCCCCTATACTTATACCTGGAATAATGTAGCAGTAGGTGATTATGTTTTAACGGCAAAAGCAATAAGTAGTCTGCCTAACGTGACCAGGATGTCTAGTTCAATTAACATAAGTGTAGGCAATACAATAACGCGTTATGAAGCTGAAACCAATTATTCAAATGTAACGGAAGGTACCGCAACTACTAGTGGGACTGTACTAGGTGTCAATTGTATTGACCTGAGTGACGGGAAATATTTACGTTTGGCAGATATAGGAGATAAAGCAAGGATCAATTTCTCAATAACACAAGCAGGAACCTATAGAATTATTGCCAGAGTACGTTCTGGAGATGTAAATGGTAATCAAAGATACTGGCCTAGCGGCTATATTTTTACAGTCAACGGAACGGCTGCTACTTTTACAGGTGACGCCACTACTATTTCTTCTACTGCTTCTTCTTGTCTAGGTACTTCCTGGTGGGGAAACATGCAAACAGCAAACATAACTTTATCAACAGGATCACATTATATTTCTATTGAAGCAAATAAAACGCAAGGAGGCATAGATTATATTGAAATTGAAAAAATAAGTACAGGAAATCGCTTATCAAGCTCTATTGATGAAGAAATAGCGCAAACTATTTCAATCTACCCAAATCCTTTTTCTGATACATTTACCTTAAATATGGGAAAGAGCCTAAATGGAGTAATAGATGTAATGATAGTAGATGTTGTAGGGAAAATACATTACCAGGCTAGTAAATTCATATCAACTGGTAAAAGTGAAAAGACTCTAATGCTTTCTGGTAAATATTTAAAACAAGGAGTATATTTTGTAAAAGTAACTTATGAAAAAGACAAGCAACAGGTTATAAGAGTAATTAAGCAGTAA
- a CDS encoding peptidase domain-containing ABC transporter has protein sequence MKNIVKIKQHDITDCGAACLTSIAAHYKLRLPIARVRQYTSTDTKGTNVLGLVQAATGLGFTAKGVKGTFESLFKIPTPAIAHVVMQGGLHHFVVIYGVTKQYIIVMDPADGKKHNLLHEEFKKQWSGVLVILMPGSDFKKGNEKKTIFSRFYSLIRPHKSILIQALVGALIYTVLGLSTSLYVQKIVDHVLPSGNYNLMNLMGVLMIVLLLIQVFIGSFKGIFALKTGQQIDAGLILGYYKHLLTLPQHFFDTRRTGEIISRVNDAVKIRFFINDVALNLIVNVCIVVFSFALMFSYYWKLALITLCVLPLYTLVYFIVNAINRKQQRKVMEHTAELESQLVESINAAGTIKRFGVESYANLKTETKFIALLRNVYGSNLNSLFASQASEFISRLFTIILLWAGAFFVLENLLTAGELLSFYALLGYLTGPATSLIGMNKTIQEALIAADRLFEIMDLEREERENKIEMTPEMSGDIQFSDVCFRYGSRAAIFENLTLSIPAGKVTAIVGESGSGKSTLMSLLQNMYPLTGGNISIANHSIKHISHQSLRKIVSVVPQKVDLFSGTVIENIAVGVFQPDMKRILRICHDLGITQFVEKLPNGFLSQLGENGANLSGGQRQRIAIARALYREPEILIMDEATSSLDTLSEKYVQKTIEKLRAAHKTVIIISHRLSSIMHADKIIVLESGKVTEEGTHQQLKLYGKKYSSLWAEQFPAEEKAIFNMLTS, from the coding sequence ATGAAAAACATAGTAAAAATAAAGCAGCATGACATTACCGATTGTGGTGCTGCTTGTCTTACCTCTATTGCGGCACATTATAAACTCCGGCTCCCCATTGCCAGAGTCCGGCAATACACTTCAACCGATACCAAAGGAACCAATGTATTAGGGCTTGTTCAGGCAGCTACCGGGCTGGGATTTACGGCAAAAGGGGTAAAAGGTACTTTTGAGAGCCTGTTCAAAATTCCTACTCCTGCCATCGCACATGTAGTGATGCAAGGGGGCTTACACCATTTTGTGGTGATCTATGGGGTTACCAAACAATATATAATTGTCATGGACCCGGCCGATGGAAAAAAACATAATCTGCTGCATGAGGAGTTTAAGAAACAATGGTCAGGGGTGCTGGTCATTTTAATGCCGGGTTCTGATTTTAAAAAAGGCAATGAGAAAAAAACTATCTTCTCCCGCTTTTATTCTCTGATACGTCCCCATAAAAGTATACTTATACAGGCATTGGTCGGAGCGCTGATCTATACGGTACTGGGGCTTTCTACGTCTTTGTATGTACAGAAGATTGTAGACCATGTGCTCCCTAGTGGCAACTATAATCTGATGAACCTGATGGGGGTACTCATGATTGTTTTGTTACTGATACAGGTTTTCATCGGATCATTTAAGGGAATTTTCGCTTTAAAAACCGGTCAGCAGATTGACGCAGGGTTGATTCTTGGCTATTATAAACACCTGCTGACATTGCCTCAACATTTTTTTGATACCAGGCGCACCGGAGAAATTATTTCACGGGTGAATGATGCGGTAAAAATCCGTTTCTTTATCAATGATGTAGCCCTGAATCTGATCGTGAATGTGTGTATTGTGGTTTTTTCCTTTGCGCTGATGTTTTCCTATTACTGGAAGCTGGCCTTAATTACCCTGTGTGTGCTGCCGCTCTATACCCTGGTGTATTTTATAGTTAATGCTATTAACCGCAAGCAGCAACGCAAAGTGATGGAGCATACCGCAGAACTCGAATCACAGTTAGTAGAGTCAATAAATGCGGCAGGTACCATCAAAAGATTTGGTGTAGAATCCTATGCCAACCTGAAAACAGAAACCAAGTTTATTGCTTTGCTAAGAAATGTATATGGCTCTAATCTGAACAGCTTGTTTGCTTCCCAGGCTTCTGAATTCATTTCCAGGCTGTTTACCATTATTCTGCTCTGGGCAGGTGCTTTCTTTGTCCTGGAAAACCTATTAACAGCCGGTGAATTATTATCTTTTTATGCCTTGCTTGGCTATCTGACCGGACCAGCGACTTCATTAATAGGCATGAATAAAACCATTCAGGAAGCCCTCATAGCCGCTGACCGGCTGTTTGAGATCATGGACCTGGAAAGAGAGGAAAGGGAAAATAAAATAGAGATGACCCCGGAGATGAGTGGCGATATTCAGTTTAGTGATGTTTGCTTCCGCTATGGTTCCAGGGCTGCTATTTTTGAAAATCTCACCCTTAGCATTCCAGCAGGAAAAGTGACTGCGATTGTGGGAGAAAGTGGTTCAGGAAAATCAACGCTGATGTCCTTGCTGCAGAACATGTATCCGCTTACCGGAGGAAACATTAGTATTGCCAACCATTCTATTAAACACATCAGCCACCAGAGTTTAAGAAAAATAGTAAGTGTGGTTCCCCAAAAGGTTGATTTGTTCTCAGGCACGGTTATCGAAAATATTGCAGTAGGTGTTTTTCAGCCGGATATGAAACGGATTTTAAGAATTTGCCATGATCTGGGTATTACCCAATTTGTAGAAAAACTACCTAATGGATTTCTTTCTCAATTGGGAGAGAATGGAGCTAACTTATCAGGAGGCCAGAGACAAAGAATAGCCATTGCCAGAGCCTTATACCGGGAGCCGGAAATACTGATTATGGATGAAGCCACTTCATCCTTAGATACCCTTTCAGAAAAGTATGTTCAGAAAACCATTGAGAAATTAAGGGCTGCCCACAAAACCGTTATTATTATTTCGCACCGCTTGAGCAGCATCATGCATGCTGATAAGATTATTGTATTGGAGTCTGGCAAAGTAACAGAGGAAGGAACACATCAACAGTTAAAGCTGTATGGAAAAAAATATTCCAGTCTATGGGCTGAGCAGTTTCCAGCCGAAGAGAAAGCTATTTTCAATATGCTTACTTCATAA
- a CDS encoding IS256 family transposase, which translates to MDSNKEFDFEAFKKQAIEGMYAGKPLNGEKGIFAPLLKHFLEAALEGELQSHLQEEKASGVANRKNGKTAKKVKSLSGEFNLETGRDRNSSFEPVILPKRQVIITEELEEKVIGLYGLGVSTRDITRHIKELYQMDISAATLSAITDKVIPVMNEWRTRPLESIYAFVYLDCMHYKVREGGSVVTRAVYNILAVNLQGQKDLIGMYVSESEGAKFWLSVLTDIKSRGVQDMLIACVDGLKGFPEAIASIFPYTQVQTCVVHQIRNSLRYISEKDKKAFMADLKLVYQASTKEEGYENLIGLEEKWGKKYPVPISSWYNNWANLSTFFQYDAHIRKVIYTTNIVEGFHRQVRKVTKTKGAFTSDNALLKLVYLVVSRISEKWTMPLHSWNLTLSQLYIMFEERLKPHLQNA; encoded by the coding sequence ATGGACTCAAACAAAGAATTTGATTTTGAAGCTTTTAAAAAGCAAGCCATCGAAGGCATGTATGCCGGCAAACCTCTGAATGGCGAAAAAGGTATTTTCGCTCCCTTACTGAAGCATTTTTTGGAAGCAGCTTTAGAAGGCGAACTGCAGTCCCACCTGCAGGAAGAAAAAGCCTCAGGAGTTGCCAATCGTAAAAATGGTAAAACCGCTAAAAAAGTAAAAAGCCTGTCTGGAGAATTTAACCTGGAAACAGGAAGGGATCGTAACAGCAGTTTTGAACCGGTCATCCTTCCCAAACGACAGGTAATCATCACTGAAGAACTTGAGGAAAAAGTCATTGGCTTGTATGGCTTAGGAGTAAGTACCCGTGATATTACCAGGCATATCAAAGAGTTATATCAAATGGATATCTCGGCAGCTACTTTATCGGCTATTACAGATAAAGTAATTCCTGTCATGAACGAGTGGCGCACTCGTCCATTAGAGTCAATCTATGCTTTTGTGTATCTGGATTGTATGCACTATAAGGTCAGAGAAGGTGGCAGTGTAGTAACAAGAGCCGTATACAATATCTTAGCTGTCAACCTGCAGGGGCAAAAGGATTTGATAGGTATGTATGTATCTGAGAGTGAAGGAGCAAAGTTTTGGCTCTCCGTGCTGACTGATATAAAAAGCAGAGGCGTGCAGGATATGCTCATTGCCTGTGTGGATGGCTTGAAAGGTTTTCCGGAAGCCATTGCCAGTATCTTTCCTTATACACAGGTGCAGACTTGTGTGGTGCATCAAATCCGCAATAGTTTACGCTATATCAGTGAAAAAGATAAAAAAGCTTTTATGGCGGATTTGAAGTTAGTCTATCAGGCATCCACCAAAGAAGAAGGCTATGAAAACCTGATAGGGCTGGAGGAGAAATGGGGTAAAAAATATCCTGTTCCTATCTCTTCCTGGTACAACAACTGGGCAAATTTATCTACCTTCTTTCAATATGACGCGCACATCCGAAAAGTGATTTACACCACCAATATCGTGGAAGGCTTTCATCGACAGGTCAGGAAAGTAACCAAGACAAAGGGTGCTTTTACCTCTGATAATGCCTTGTTGAAGCTGGTGTACCTGGTGGTGAGCCGAATTAGTGAAAAGTGGACTATGCCTTTGCACAGCTGGAATTTGACTTTGTCCCAACTCTACATTATGTTTGAAGAAAGACTCAAACCACACTTGCAGAACGCTTAG
- a CDS encoding hybrid sensor histidine kinase/response regulator transcription factor: MWFGTKDGLNRYDGFSFTVFQHNPFDNNTISNNVIRSICEDKHGDLWIATENGLNRFDKKTQTFRVYTHNPERKTISDNNVHYAYEDRNGVLWIGTYKGLNKYNKATDSFTLYQHNSLGHNFAYNSINTIYQDKKGNLWVGTNKGLSRFDSLSGSFTRFGNQIDIKDDLYFNNDIHKICEDKEGNLWLATLGSGLQKFNPVTLSFIDFEYTHTSDTIINNKFILSLRLDSIGFLWIGTQIEGLIRLDIRSGKYTHFKHDKNNVNTIAHNSVTCIYEDRFNVLWVGAYAGGVSKYDINTKPFLLYQHDIGKKNVIADNFVYALYEDPDSSIWVGTPKGLDKLDRETGTFSHINITGSTSSPSENTVHAILKDKTGNLWIGLGGGGLKKLDSNKHTLNTYTHDVKSINSLPHNFIKCIYEDKLGKLWIGTQFGLARFECATDKFISYKSYFDSNSQIGINQITQDNSGQLWLATNSQGLVSLDVTKGVFTRYTPAKSKPFVPKHANYIFIDEKGNLWVSFNEGGLYKFNPSTSSFSSNVLPSHLYTLVIHGIVEDSKGNLWLSSNGNGIFKYNPVTKSVSNYGLDDGLQSNEFNRAFWRGKSGEIYVGGNNGMNIFHPDSIKPNSHPPIATIYNLKVFDQQKSFTDNTITLPYNENYLSFEFAALHYVLPEKNNYAYQLENIDKDWIRAGNRRFVSYSNVAPGKYTFKVKVANVDGIWSNYPASVKVIITPPIWKTTWAYILYSTLFITTIYFARRYIIHQEKLKNDLKFKSLESEKLQEMDQLKSKFFTNISHEFRTPLTLIISPLESVFLQNSKYKEEAELLNTMHRNANRLLQLINQLLDISKMESSTLKVEASLGDIIYFIKAQASNFTSLAESCKLKYTYTTNKDSFPCYFDHDKLQIILSNLLSNAFKFTSSPGEIYLSVIVTPATSHSESFIDIELKDSGIGIEPDKINKIFDRFYQVNNSQPNSNEGSGIGLYLTKELTELLGGTISVVSRFGEGSCFKVNLPLQANLKISKRAVEPDRNYFAHEKRLSVILKDKSISIEEDDLLLGKLTDQTPVLLFIEDNLDLRVFVRSILQEKYYIIEASNGEEGLQKATKYIPNIIISDWMMPGMDGEEVCSRIKNNILTCHIPIIMLTAKATLKDKIQAIKTGADIYITKPFHKEEILVQIENLLLQRIKLETYFATTYTAPVTDNLLPISNTTSVENIDKEIVQKTLNPIEEQFFQKIVSIIEINISDEEFRVETLEKELDISHLQLYRKIKALTNQSPGEFIRNYRLQKATQLLLTGQYTVSQVAYQVGFNNLSYFTKAFRQVYGVTPSQYTTPDNI, encoded by the coding sequence ATGTGGTTTGGCACAAAAGATGGACTCAACCGGTATGATGGATTTTCCTTTACCGTATTTCAACATAATCCTTTTGATAACAATACCATAAGTAATAATGTAATACGTTCCATTTGTGAGGATAAGCACGGTGATTTATGGATTGCCACAGAAAATGGATTAAACAGGTTTGATAAAAAAACTCAAACTTTTCGTGTATACACCCACAATCCTGAAAGAAAAACTATCAGCGATAATAATGTACACTATGCGTATGAGGATAGGAATGGTGTACTTTGGATTGGAACTTATAAAGGGTTAAATAAATATAATAAAGCAACTGATAGTTTTACTTTATATCAACATAATTCCTTAGGCCATAATTTTGCTTATAACTCAATAAATACCATCTATCAAGATAAAAAAGGAAATCTATGGGTTGGTACCAATAAGGGGCTGAGTAGATTTGATTCTCTTTCTGGAAGTTTTACTCGGTTTGGAAATCAGATTGATATTAAGGACGATCTGTATTTTAATAATGATATTCATAAAATTTGTGAAGACAAAGAAGGTAATTTATGGTTAGCAACCCTTGGTTCAGGTTTACAAAAATTTAATCCTGTAACTCTATCCTTTATTGATTTTGAATACACCCATACTAGTGATACTATTATAAATAACAAATTTATTCTTTCTCTTCGGTTGGATTCTATTGGTTTCCTATGGATAGGAACTCAAATTGAAGGGCTGATCAGATTAGATATAAGGAGTGGAAAATATACTCATTTTAAACATGACAAAAATAATGTTAATACCATCGCTCATAATTCGGTTACATGCATTTATGAGGACCGCTTCAACGTGTTATGGGTAGGAGCTTATGCCGGGGGAGTAAGTAAATATGATATTAACACTAAACCATTTCTTTTGTATCAACATGATATTGGAAAAAAAAATGTGATAGCAGATAATTTTGTATATGCCCTTTATGAAGATCCTGATTCTAGTATATGGGTAGGAACGCCAAAAGGTTTAGATAAACTTGACAGAGAAACAGGTACTTTTAGTCATATCAATATTACCGGTTCCACAAGTAGTCCTAGTGAAAATACGGTACATGCTATCTTAAAAGATAAAACAGGAAATCTATGGATTGGATTAGGTGGTGGGGGATTAAAAAAACTAGATAGTAATAAACATACATTAAATACTTATACCCATGATGTGAAGAGTATCAATAGCCTGCCGCACAATTTTATTAAATGTATATATGAAGATAAATTGGGGAAGTTATGGATTGGCACCCAGTTTGGGTTAGCCAGGTTTGAGTGTGCTACAGACAAATTTATTTCCTATAAAAGTTATTTTGATTCCAATTCACAAATTGGAATCAATCAAATCACACAAGATAATAGCGGACAACTTTGGCTTGCTACAAATTCTCAAGGACTTGTTAGCCTTGATGTTACTAAAGGAGTTTTTACAAGATATACTCCTGCTAAATCAAAGCCGTTTGTACCAAAACATGCAAATTATATATTTATAGATGAGAAAGGCAATCTATGGGTGAGTTTTAATGAAGGAGGTTTATATAAGTTCAATCCTAGTACCTCATCATTTTCATCTAATGTTCTTCCATCACATTTATATACGCTTGTCATCCATGGAATTGTAGAAGATAGTAAAGGAAATTTATGGCTTTCGAGCAATGGAAATGGCATATTTAAGTATAACCCTGTAACTAAATCAGTAAGTAATTACGGCTTGGATGATGGATTACAAAGTAATGAATTTAATCGTGCTTTCTGGAGGGGGAAAAGTGGAGAGATATATGTGGGAGGTAATAATGGAATGAATATTTTCCATCCGGATAGCATCAAACCTAACTCCCATCCACCTATCGCAACCATCTATAATCTTAAAGTATTTGACCAACAAAAAAGCTTCACTGATAATACGATCACATTACCTTATAATGAAAACTATCTTTCATTTGAATTTGCAGCATTGCATTATGTTCTGCCAGAGAAGAATAATTATGCATATCAACTTGAAAATATAGACAAAGATTGGATAAGAGCTGGTAACAGAAGATTTGTTTCTTATTCAAATGTTGCACCAGGTAAATATACTTTTAAAGTAAAAGTAGCGAATGTAGATGGTATCTGGAGTAATTACCCAGCTTCTGTTAAAGTAATTATTACTCCTCCTATATGGAAGACTACATGGGCATATATACTTTATTCAACTCTTTTTATTACAACCATTTATTTTGCAAGGAGATATATTATTCATCAAGAGAAATTGAAGAATGACTTGAAGTTCAAAAGCTTAGAATCAGAAAAACTTCAGGAGATGGATCAGCTGAAATCCAAATTTTTTACCAATATTTCACATGAGTTCCGTACGCCACTTACGCTCATTATCAGTCCATTAGAATCTGTATTTCTGCAAAATTCAAAATATAAAGAAGAAGCAGAATTATTAAATACGATGCATAGAAATGCTAATAGACTTCTACAACTTATCAATCAATTGCTTGATATTTCAAAAATGGAATCAAGTACCCTGAAGGTAGAAGCCAGTTTGGGTGATATAATTTATTTTATTAAAGCACAGGCTTCTAATTTTACATCTTTAGCAGAGAGCTGTAAACTAAAATATACCTACACAACTAATAAAGATAGTTTCCCATGTTACTTTGACCATGATAAGCTGCAAATAATACTTTCCAATCTCCTATCTAATGCATTTAAATTTACTTCTTCTCCAGGTGAAATTTATTTATCTGTTATAGTAACTCCGGCTACCAGCCATTCAGAAAGTTTTATAGATATAGAATTGAAAGATTCAGGAATTGGAATAGAACCTGATAAAATTAATAAAATTTTTGATCGATTTTATCAGGTAAATAATAGTCAGCCCAATTCTAATGAAGGGAGCGGTATAGGACTTTACTTGACTAAAGAACTAACAGAGTTACTTGGCGGCACGATCAGTGTTGTAAGCCGGTTTGGAGAAGGTTCCTGCTTCAAGGTCAACTTACCCTTACAAGCTAATCTTAAAATAAGTAAAAGAGCTGTTGAACCTGATAGAAACTATTTTGCTCATGAGAAAAGATTAAGTGTGATCCTTAAGGATAAATCAATTTCAATAGAGGAGGATGATTTATTACTGGGAAAGTTAACTGATCAAACCCCAGTACTATTATTCATTGAGGACAATCTAGATCTTCGGGTGTTTGTTCGGAGCATACTGCAAGAAAAATATTATATTATTGAAGCTTCAAATGGGGAAGAAGGATTGCAAAAAGCAACTAAATATATTCCTAATATAATTATTAGCGATTGGATGATGCCTGGTATGGATGGAGAAGAGGTTTGCAGCAGAATAAAAAATAATATTTTAACCTGTCATATTCCTATAATCATGTTGACAGCTAAAGCAACCTTAAAAGATAAGATTCAGGCTATAAAAACAGGCGCAGATATTTATATCACAAAACCTTTTCACAAAGAGGAAATTTTAGTACAGATTGAAAATCTACTGCTACAGCGCATAAAGTTAGAAACATATTTCGCTACTACGTATACTGCACCTGTTACAGATAATTTGCTTCCTATTAGCAATACGACTTCAGTTGAAAATATAGATAAAGAGATTGTCCAAAAAACTTTGAATCCAATAGAGGAGCAATTTTTCCAGAAAATAGTCTCTATAATTGAAATAAATATATCTGATGAGGAATTTAGAGTAGAAACGTTAGAAAAGGAACTGGATATCAGTCATCTGCAATTATATCGCAAGATCAAGGCATTGACTAATCAATCTCCGGGAGAATTTATCCGAAATTACAGGTTGCAAAAAGCAACACAATTGTTATTGACCGGACAATACACAGTATCACAAGTGGCCTATCAAGTTGGCTTTAATAACTTATCCTATTTCACCAAAGCTTTTCGGCAAGTTTACGGAGTTACACCATCACAGTATACAACTCCTGACAATATTTAA